One Stigmatopora argus isolate UIUO_Sarg chromosome 12, RoL_Sarg_1.0, whole genome shotgun sequence genomic window carries:
- the h2bk1 gene encoding histone H2B type 2-K1, with protein sequence MRKRKKNHIGESIRNNALKKTRKMSNEVLKKRGKSSGEKKGKKRVKRKETYAMYIYKVLKQVHPDTGISSRAMSIMNSFVNDLFERIATEASRLAQYNKRATITSREVQTAVRLLLPGELAKHAVSEGTKAVTKYTSCK encoded by the exons ATGcggaaacggaaaaaaaaccataTTGGAGAATCGATCCGAAACAACgcactaaaaaaaacaagaaaaatgtccAACGAGGTTTTGAAGAAGCGGGGCAAGAGTTCCGGtgagaaaaaaggaaagaaaagggtCAAACGCAAAGAGACGTACGCTATGTACATTTACAAAGTTTTGAAACAG GTTCACCCGGACACGGGCATCTCCAGCCGGGCCATGAGCATCATGAACTCATTCGTCAACGACCTGTTCGAGAGAATCGCCACCGAGGCGTCGCGCCTGGCTCAGTACAACAAGCGAGCCACCATCACGAGCCGCGAGGTGCAAACCGCAGTCAGGCTGCTTCTACCGGGCGAGCTGGCCAAGCACGCCGTATCCGAGGGCACCAAAGCGGTCACCAAGTACACCAGCTGCAAGTGA